Proteins from one Mycobacterium sp. HUMS_12744610 genomic window:
- a CDS encoding alpha/beta fold hydrolase produces MDIATLEAHRYHATVPSGPVSFLDVGQGRTAVFVHGVITNSLLWRHVIGAVASEHRRCIALDLPGHGYTPPASRGADVSLAGLAQRVIDLCDHLDLEQVDLVANDTGGAIAQIAAVHLGDRLTTLTLTNCDTEPNIPPRLFKPVVAAARWPRIFEVLGPWAVTHPAVMRWVSAAGYQNAHHLPPDVLDAFWRPVLGTRAAAAAFAHLLASLSADDLTAVRPQLQQLRAPTLIAWGTGDMFFPIKWARQLAGLIPSTTHIATISGGRLFFPDERADEFIPLLEEHWQQSHDSSPL; encoded by the coding sequence ATGGACATCGCGACGCTCGAAGCCCACCGCTACCACGCCACCGTTCCATCAGGCCCGGTCAGTTTCCTCGACGTCGGCCAAGGCCGGACCGCGGTCTTCGTCCATGGCGTCATCACCAACAGCCTGCTGTGGCGCCATGTCATTGGCGCGGTCGCCTCAGAGCACCGCCGCTGCATTGCGTTGGACCTGCCCGGACATGGGTACACACCCCCGGCCAGCCGGGGCGCCGATGTGTCGCTGGCGGGGCTGGCTCAGCGCGTCATCGATCTGTGTGATCACCTGGATCTCGAGCAGGTCGACCTGGTGGCCAACGATACCGGCGGTGCCATCGCCCAAATCGCCGCCGTACATCTCGGCGATAGATTGACGACGCTGACCTTGACCAACTGCGATACCGAACCCAATATACCGCCGCGACTGTTCAAACCCGTTGTAGCAGCGGCACGCTGGCCCAGAATTTTCGAGGTGCTCGGGCCGTGGGCGGTCACCCACCCGGCCGTCATGCGGTGGGTGTCAGCCGCCGGCTACCAGAATGCTCATCACCTCCCACCCGATGTCCTCGATGCCTTCTGGCGGCCCGTCCTGGGTACGCGCGCCGCAGCCGCAGCCTTCGCGCATCTGTTGGCATCTCTGAGTGCCGATGACCTGACCGCGGTTCGGCCCCAGCTGCAGCAGCTACGCGCACCTACCCTGATCGCCTGGGGCACCGGCGACATGTTCTTTCCCATCAAATGGGCACGCCAACTCGCCGGCCTCATCCCCAGCACCACACATATCGCCACCATCTCCGGCGGACGCCTGTTCTTCCCCGACGAACGAGCCGACGAGTTCATCCCGCTGCTCGAAGAACACTGGCAGCAATCCCACGACAGCAGCCCGTTGTGA
- the istA gene encoding IS21 family transposase has product MARSRVELFEQIRRDNRVEELSIRELAQRHRVHRRTVRQALASAIPPPRKAYASRPRPAIDPYVEVIDSWLLGDREVPPKQRHTARRIWQRLVAEHGAQMAEVTVSRYVTHRKSELGLDKVEVMVPQTHAPGAEAEVDFGEFYATIAGLLTKVWMFVMRLSHSGKAFHVAFVTQAQEAFLEGHVLAFEHFGALPARIRYDNLKPAVVRVLRGRDRAESERFIALRSHYGFDGFFCTPGKDGAHEKGGVEGEIGRFRRRHLVPVPKVASLAELNDLIAVADWADDARVITGRPVTIGAAFAAECPHLASLPDERFDTARLLAARVDTRARVCVRQCYYSVPVRYAGRRLPVRLSASRVEVLDGAQVVAAHERVVGKYAQVLVLDHYLEVLKIKPGALPGATALAQAKACGVFTVTHQRYWDAARRERGDQAGTRALIEVLLAHRSLPATAVIAAMDKAINAATLDPQAVLIDARRHAGGALAPVIPIGALARYDRPAPTLTGYDDLLATSATTQSAP; this is encoded by the coding sequence ATGGCACGGTCGAGGGTGGAGCTGTTCGAACAGATCAGGCGTGACAACCGGGTTGAGGAGTTGTCGATTCGGGAGTTGGCCCAGCGGCATCGGGTGCACCGGCGCACGGTGCGCCAGGCGTTGGCCTCGGCGATCCCGCCGCCGCGCAAGGCCTACGCGAGCCGGCCACGGCCGGCGATAGATCCGTATGTCGAGGTGATCGACTCCTGGCTGCTGGGCGACCGCGAGGTGCCGCCCAAGCAGCGACATACCGCACGTCGGATCTGGCAACGGCTGGTCGCCGAGCACGGCGCGCAGATGGCCGAGGTGACCGTGTCGCGCTACGTCACCCACCGCAAAAGCGAGCTGGGTCTGGACAAGGTCGAGGTGATGGTGCCCCAGACCCACGCCCCGGGGGCCGAAGCCGAGGTCGACTTCGGCGAGTTCTACGCCACCATCGCCGGGTTGTTGACCAAGGTGTGGATGTTCGTGATGCGCCTGTCGCACTCGGGCAAGGCATTCCACGTTGCTTTCGTCACCCAGGCTCAGGAGGCGTTCCTGGAAGGACACGTGCTGGCCTTCGAGCATTTCGGTGCGCTGCCCGCCAGGATCCGCTACGACAACCTCAAGCCCGCGGTGGTGCGTGTGCTGCGTGGCCGCGACCGGGCCGAGTCCGAACGGTTCATTGCCCTGCGCAGCCACTACGGTTTCGACGGGTTCTTTTGCACCCCGGGCAAGGACGGTGCCCACGAGAAGGGCGGCGTGGAAGGCGAGATCGGCAGGTTCCGCCGTCGGCATCTGGTGCCGGTGCCCAAGGTCGCGTCGTTGGCTGAGCTCAACGACTTGATCGCCGTTGCCGATTGGGCTGATGACGCCCGGGTGATCACCGGCCGCCCGGTCACCATCGGCGCGGCGTTCGCCGCTGAATGCCCGCACCTGGCATCCCTGCCCGATGAGCGGTTCGACACCGCCCGGCTGCTGGCAGCCCGGGTGGACACCCGGGCGCGGGTCTGTGTGCGGCAGTGCTACTACTCGGTGCCGGTGCGCTATGCCGGGCGGCGGCTACCGGTGCGACTGTCGGCGAGCCGGGTCGAGGTTCTCGACGGCGCCCAAGTGGTGGCCGCCCACGAGCGAGTGGTCGGCAAATACGCCCAGGTCCTCGTCTTGGATCACTACCTGGAAGTGCTCAAGATCAAACCGGGTGCACTGCCGGGGGCCACAGCGCTGGCTCAAGCCAAGGCCTGCGGGGTGTTTACCGTTACCCACCAACGGTATTGGGACGCCGCCCGCCGCGAACGCGGCGACCAGGCGGGCACCCGGGCGTTGATCGAAGTCCTGCTCGCCCATCGCAGCCTGCCCGCCACAGCGGTGATCGCCGCGATGGATAAAGCGATCAACGCCGCCACGCTGGACCCGCAGGCCGTGCTGATCGATGCCCGCCGCCACGCCGGCGGTGCGCTCGCGCCGGTCATCCCAATCGGTGCACTGGCCCGCTACGACCGGCCCGCCCCGACACTGACCGGCTACGACGACCTTCTGGCCACCAGCGCAACGACCCAAAGCGCACCATGA
- a CDS encoding decaprenyl-phosphate phosphoribosyltransferase codes for MSPGAGPPANLTVGLIKALRPRQWIKNVLVVAAPLATLGGNVRYDYQDVAYKVAIAFVVFCLAASSTYLINDARDVHADRQHPTKRFRPIAAGVVAPALAYTLAIGLGAASLAISLVTAPPLAVVIAIYLAIQLGYNFGLKHQAVLDICLVSSGFLIRAIAGGAATGIPLSQWFLLVMAFASLFAAAGKRYAELQVAERTGAKIRKALENYTGTYLRFVWTTSATATIVFYGLWAFERDGHAGSWFAISMIPITIAMLRYAVDVDGGIAGEPEDIVLKDRVLQLLGVAWVATICAAIAFG; via the coding sequence GTGTCGCCAGGAGCCGGGCCGCCGGCGAATCTAACGGTTGGTCTGATCAAAGCGCTGCGGCCACGACAGTGGATCAAAAATGTCCTCGTCGTTGCCGCACCGCTGGCCACTCTGGGTGGCAATGTCCGCTACGACTATCAAGATGTCGCGTACAAGGTGGCTATTGCGTTTGTGGTGTTCTGTTTGGCCGCATCCTCGACCTACCTGATTAACGATGCCCGAGACGTGCATGCTGACCGCCAGCACCCTACGAAACGTTTCCGCCCGATTGCTGCAGGAGTGGTCGCGCCCGCCCTGGCTTACACGTTGGCGATCGGGCTCGGGGCCGCGTCGTTGGCCATTTCACTGGTGACCGCGCCGCCGCTCGCTGTAGTAATCGCGATCTATCTCGCCATCCAGCTCGGCTACAACTTCGGCCTCAAGCACCAAGCTGTGCTAGACATTTGTCTGGTCTCCTCCGGTTTCCTCATTCGGGCGATCGCTGGCGGTGCGGCCACCGGCATCCCGCTCTCACAGTGGTTCCTGCTCGTGATGGCATTCGCTTCACTGTTTGCCGCGGCAGGCAAACGCTACGCAGAACTCCAAGTCGCCGAACGCACCGGCGCCAAGATCCGCAAAGCCCTGGAGAACTACACTGGCACCTACCTCCGGTTTGTGTGGACCACCTCAGCCACCGCGACCATCGTGTTCTACGGGCTGTGGGCATTCGAACGAGACGGACACGCCGGGTCGTGGTTTGCCATCTCGATGATCCCGATCACCATCGCGATGCTGCGCTACGCCGTCGATGTCGACGGCGGCATCGCCGGCGAACCTGAGGACATCGTTCTCAAAGACCGCGTACTACAACTACTCGGCGTCGCCTGGGTCGCCACCATCTGCGCCGCAATCGCTTTCGGCTGA
- a CDS encoding TetR/AcrR family transcriptional regulator, which translates to MDGVKSRREEYAEQTRQALLDAAAAAFAERGFAATSIADIAATARVTKGAVYHHFPDKRALFEAVLNRCDEAAQAQVFDAVARYPDDLWAGSMAALEVTLNACADPIVGRLIYVEGPIALGWTRWRECEDQYTYRNVRLLVTSAMQAGFFPPDIAVDAMAQLLSGMITHAGIALAEAPQSKRKKLRREIFTEIQRLLTGLRTQRLPQSAGRG; encoded by the coding sequence GTGGATGGTGTCAAGAGTCGCCGTGAGGAGTATGCCGAGCAGACGCGGCAAGCGCTGTTGGATGCCGCCGCCGCCGCATTCGCCGAGCGCGGCTTTGCGGCCACATCGATTGCGGACATTGCTGCAACCGCTCGGGTTACCAAAGGTGCTGTCTATCATCATTTTCCGGACAAGCGAGCGTTATTTGAAGCGGTGCTGAACCGGTGCGACGAGGCGGCGCAGGCACAAGTCTTCGACGCTGTCGCGCGCTACCCCGACGATCTGTGGGCCGGCAGCATGGCGGCGCTTGAGGTCACCTTGAACGCGTGCGCTGACCCGATCGTCGGCCGACTCATCTATGTGGAAGGCCCCATCGCACTGGGCTGGACGCGTTGGCGCGAATGCGAAGACCAATACACCTACAGAAACGTCCGACTGCTGGTAACTAGCGCGATGCAGGCAGGATTCTTCCCACCAGATATCGCCGTCGACGCGATGGCCCAATTGCTTTCCGGAATGATCACCCACGCCGGGATCGCCCTCGCCGAAGCGCCGCAGTCGAAACGCAAGAAACTGCGGCGCGAGATCTTCACCGAAATACAGCGCCTGCTCACCGGGCTGAGAACGCAGCGACTTCCGCAATCCGCCGGGCGCGGATAG
- a CDS encoding helix-turn-helix domain-containing protein, with translation MKIRWRLRMAAAQREVWTGTELRRLLAEKAGVEMSAASVSALFTKEPSQIKLSTLIALCTALQCTPDDLFETDTTPLERPATPARSVPSEPKTANVRGRSMPPM, from the coding sequence ATGAAGATCCGGTGGCGGTTGCGGATGGCGGCTGCGCAGCGTGAGGTGTGGACCGGAACCGAGCTGCGGCGACTGCTGGCAGAGAAGGCCGGGGTGGAGATGTCGGCGGCGTCGGTGTCGGCGCTGTTCACCAAGGAACCCAGCCAGATCAAGCTCTCGACGCTGATCGCGTTATGCACCGCATTGCAGTGCACCCCCGACGACCTGTTCGAGACCGATACCACCCCGCTCGAACGGCCCGCCACTCCGGCGCGGTCGGTTCCGTCGGAACCGAAGACAGCCAACGTGCGGGGCCGGTCGATGCCGCCGATGTAG
- a CDS encoding ATP-binding protein, whose protein sequence is MSTRTQDAAQAAIGAAARELHLPTVRDEAARLAEIAVRERQTHLGFLAEVLSAEVDDRNDRRRARRISEAKFPRLKRLADFNTEAVPSVTAAQLATLASGAWIDAGQPLVLLGDSGTGKTHLLIGLGLAACEQGRRVRYVSTAALVNELVEAADARQLSRVVGRYARLDLLLLDELGYVQIDTRGAELLFQIITERDERASIGIGTNLPFSKAHMFARTCA, encoded by the coding sequence ATGAGCACCCGGACCCAGGACGCCGCCCAAGCCGCTATCGGTGCCGCGGCCCGTGAATTGCACCTACCCACCGTCCGTGACGAAGCCGCCCGACTCGCCGAGATCGCCGTGCGGGAACGCCAAACCCACCTCGGGTTTTTGGCTGAAGTCCTGTCCGCCGAAGTCGACGACCGCAACGATCGGCGCCGCGCCCGACGCATCAGTGAAGCGAAGTTCCCCCGCCTCAAACGGCTCGCCGATTTCAACACCGAGGCAGTGCCATCGGTGACCGCCGCGCAGCTGGCCACTTTGGCCAGTGGCGCCTGGATCGACGCCGGGCAACCCCTAGTGCTGCTCGGCGACTCCGGCACCGGCAAAACACATCTGCTCATCGGACTGGGCCTGGCCGCCTGTGAACAAGGCCGCCGGGTTCGCTACGTGAGCACCGCAGCGCTGGTCAACGAGCTCGTCGAGGCCGCCGACGCCCGGCAACTCTCCCGCGTCGTCGGTCGTTACGCCCGCCTGGATCTGCTGCTGCTCGACGAACTCGGCTACGTCCAGATCGACACCCGCGGAGCCGAACTGCTCTTCCAGATCATCACCGAACGAGACGAACGCGCCAGCATCGGCATCGGCACCAACCTCCCGTTCAGCAAAGCGCACATGTTCGCGCGAACCTGTGCGTAG
- a CDS encoding tyrosine-type recombinase/integrase — translation MRGETLAARLAEPPGWLDDFVADLATHYCPAQACKLLTTLARLLADDFPNHPQSVLERARTPGRSMGSLARALEAFFTERGLAMATDQADRLAAGRRQRRIDSAPAGMRGAVASFAESMLHARERARRAGTRPRTDRTIESALTIVRDLARFLDTQRGKQDWALADIADIEAFLAELPKNRARRLAVLRQFFRFARNHHLVLIDPTRGVTIKRHRAFRGRTLTIPEQRVLFERWSGDSAVHPHEALFGLLAILHGASSSEVRQLRVEHIDTVNRSITLGRRPHPVPLDPVSWAALQRCLEHRDTLRTDNPHVLVTRGTKADRRPASEAYMSHLLDPCGLPPKMLRSTRLADLVNTMDPKLVAAAFGMKPEGAMIYLADQLDDGRLLGRR, via the coding sequence GTGCGTGGCGAGACGCTGGCCGCCCGGCTCGCCGAGCCGCCGGGCTGGCTCGATGATTTCGTCGCGGACCTGGCGACGCATTACTGCCCGGCGCAGGCATGCAAGCTGCTCACCACGTTGGCACGGTTGCTCGCAGACGATTTCCCAAATCACCCGCAAAGCGTGCTCGAGCGGGCCCGCACGCCGGGTCGGTCGATGGGATCGCTGGCTCGGGCGTTGGAGGCGTTCTTCACCGAACGTGGTTTGGCGATGGCCACCGACCAGGCCGACCGGCTCGCCGCCGGGCGACGGCAGAGGCGGATCGACAGCGCACCGGCCGGGATGCGTGGCGCTGTCGCGTCCTTCGCTGAGTCCATGCTGCACGCGCGTGAACGCGCCCGCCGTGCGGGCACTCGGCCCCGTACCGACCGCACCATCGAGTCGGCGCTGACGATCGTACGTGATCTAGCCCGCTTCCTCGATACCCAACGCGGCAAACAGGATTGGGCCCTCGCAGACATCGCCGATATCGAGGCGTTCCTCGCCGAGCTGCCGAAAAACCGGGCCCGCCGCCTGGCGGTGCTGCGCCAATTCTTCCGATTCGCACGCAACCATCATCTGGTGCTCATCGATCCAACCCGCGGCGTCACCATCAAGCGGCACAGGGCATTTCGTGGCCGTACTCTCACCATCCCCGAACAGCGCGTGCTGTTTGAGCGCTGGAGCGGTGATTCGGCAGTGCACCCACACGAGGCGCTGTTCGGGCTGCTGGCAATACTGCACGGCGCCTCCAGCAGCGAGGTGCGTCAGCTACGGGTCGAGCACATCGATACCGTCAATCGCTCGATCACCCTCGGCAGACGTCCTCACCCAGTGCCGCTCGACCCGGTCAGCTGGGCCGCGCTGCAGCGCTGCCTCGAGCACCGCGACACGCTGCGCACCGACAACCCGCACGTACTCGTCACCAGGGGCACCAAGGCCGATCGACGGCCGGCTTCCGAGGCCTACATGAGCCACCTGCTCGACCCGTGCGGCCTGCCGCCCAAGATGCTGCGCAGTACGCGACTGGCCGATCTCGTCAACACAATGGACCCGAAACTCGTCGCCGCAGCATTCGGCATGAAACCCGAAGGGGCGATGATCTACCTCGCCGATCAGCTCGACGATGGCCGATTGCTAGGACGGCGCTGA
- a CDS encoding IS3 family transposase (programmed frameshift), with translation MTANKRRRHTPDQIIRKLAEGNKLLGAGQELSEVCRHLQIAESTWHRWVAQYGGMKASDAKRLKELEAENVRLKKMVANQALDIDMLKEIFGGKLLTPNRKRSAVTLLRDRFGVSERRACTVVGIHRSTMRLKPAPITDEEAELRAWLRKFSTDRPRWGWRRAAKMARRAGWKANNKRIRRLWREEGLRVVQRRKKKRLTGIGVAVGAMSPIRPNVIWAMDFQFDTTADGRTLKMLNVIDEFTREALAIQIDRAIDADGVVDVLDRLTLQRGAPCYMRFDNGPEFVAHAVNDWCRFNGTGSLFIDPGSPWQNAWIESFNGRLRDELLNSWRFDSLREARVIIEDWRCDYNANRPHSAHGELTPAEFALQWTTTHQPQAA, from the exons ATGACAGCAAACAAGCGCCGGCGGCACACGCCGGACCAAATCATCCGCAAGCTCGCCGAGGGCAATAAGCTCCTCGGCGCCGGCCAGGAACTCAGCGAGGTGTGCCGGCACCTGCAGATCGCCGAGTCGACGTGGCATCGTTGGGTCGCCCAGTACGGCGGCATGAAAGCCAGCGACGCCAAACGCCTCAAAGAGCTCGAGGCCGAGAACGTCCGGCTCAAGAAGATGGTCGCCAACCAGGCCCTCGATATCGACATGCTCAAGGAGATCT TCGGCGGGAAACTTCTAACCCCGAACCGCAAGCGCAGCGCCGTCACGTTGCTGCGCGACCGGTTCGGGGTCTCTGAACGTCGAGCCTGCACGGTGGTGGGCATCCACCGCTCCACGATGCGTCTGAAGCCGGCGCCGATCACTGATGAGGAAGCCGAGCTGCGGGCCTGGCTGCGCAAGTTCTCCACCGACCGGCCACGCTGGGGATGGCGACGGGCAGCCAAGATGGCCCGTCGAGCCGGCTGGAAGGCCAACAACAAACGCATCCGCCGACTATGGCGCGAGGAAGGCCTGCGGGTTGTGCAGCGCCGCAAGAAAAAGCGGCTGACCGGTATCGGCGTCGCCGTTGGCGCGATGTCACCGATCCGCCCGAACGTGATCTGGGCGATGGACTTCCAGTTCGACACCACCGCCGACGGGCGCACCTTGAAAATGCTCAACGTGATCGACGAGTTCACCCGCGAAGCCCTCGCGATCCAGATCGACCGCGCCATCGACGCCGACGGCGTCGTCGACGTCTTGGATCGCCTGACCCTGCAGCGGGGAGCGCCATGTTACATGCGCTTCGACAACGGGCCCGAGTTCGTGGCGCACGCCGTCAACGATTGGTGCCGGTTCAACGGCACCGGTTCGCTGTTCATCGATCCCGGCTCGCCGTGGCAGAACGCCTGGATCGAATCGTTCAACGGCCGGCTACGCGACGAACTGCTCAACTCGTGGCGTTTCGACTCCCTGCGCGAAGCCCGCGTGATCATCGAAGACTGGCGCTGCGACTACAACGCCAACAGACCCCATTCCGCCCATGGCGAACTCACCCCAGCCGAGTTCGCTCTACAGTGGACCACGACCCACCAACCCCAAGCCGCATAG
- a CDS encoding flavin-containing monooxygenase, whose amino-acid sequence MRAGRIGVIGAGIAGLVTAKVLREDGFEVIVFEKEQAIGGVWTQSRTYPGLRTNNSRDTYAFSDHPYDRSADIFPSAEQVRAYLASYVARFELAPLLRLSTEVVRVSRHGNEFTVESCGPTGLSTVVCDFAVVCAGTFSEPDMPAIDGADRFTGTVVHSSQATNPALFAGRRVVIVGAGKSALDCAAWAGSHAQECTLVFRKAHWMMPRYFPGGIPADRLTLGRSTEAFFRYHHPSLMERLLHGPGKQLTNLVWRVVSLLFRFLLRMPAAMVPDEPMPTGIENLGFGKEFYDMARRGRLVLRRDSVAAFLGGPQVLLASGDQIAADIVVFATGWRQPLSFLAPELRTPVVSDGRFQLYRHILPPTEQRLGFVGYASSTACQLSSEISAHWLSRCFRGELALPSLDEMQTEIRRVQAWLEEVMPARPQGYQIGPHLVHHIDDLLADMGLPTRRTSNFVSEYFGSFSPTRYRNLAQERRPARGRKIDRRRYYLSAQHALAAFAALTLVGVLRRHNATRRRTNEHPDRNQT is encoded by the coding sequence ATGCGGGCCGGGCGGATCGGCGTGATCGGCGCGGGAATTGCGGGCCTGGTCACCGCGAAAGTGCTGCGCGAGGACGGCTTCGAGGTGATCGTGTTCGAGAAGGAGCAGGCGATCGGCGGTGTTTGGACCCAATCGCGGACCTATCCCGGACTGCGTACCAACAACTCACGCGACACCTACGCATTCTCCGACCATCCCTATGACCGATCAGCCGACATCTTCCCGAGCGCTGAGCAGGTGCGCGCGTATCTGGCCTCGTATGTGGCCCGGTTCGAGTTGGCCCCGCTTCTTCGGTTATCGACTGAGGTGGTGCGGGTGTCTCGCCACGGTAACGAATTCACGGTAGAAAGCTGTGGCCCAACGGGTTTGAGCACCGTGGTGTGTGACTTTGCGGTGGTATGCGCGGGAACCTTCTCTGAACCGGACATGCCTGCGATCGACGGTGCCGACCGGTTCACCGGGACGGTGGTCCATTCAAGCCAAGCGACCAATCCTGCCCTGTTCGCGGGGCGACGGGTGGTGATCGTGGGCGCGGGCAAATCCGCGCTGGATTGCGCGGCGTGGGCCGGGTCGCACGCGCAGGAATGCACGCTGGTGTTCCGAAAGGCCCACTGGATGATGCCCCGCTACTTCCCGGGAGGTATTCCCGCCGACCGGCTGACTCTGGGACGTTCGACCGAGGCGTTCTTCCGCTACCACCACCCCAGCCTGATGGAGAGGTTGTTGCACGGGCCGGGCAAGCAGCTGACCAACTTGGTCTGGCGGGTGGTGAGTCTGCTGTTTCGATTCCTGCTCAGGATGCCTGCGGCCATGGTGCCTGACGAGCCGATGCCTACTGGAATCGAAAACCTGGGGTTCGGCAAGGAGTTCTACGATATGGCCCGCCGCGGTCGGCTGGTCCTGCGGCGTGACTCGGTCGCGGCCTTTCTCGGCGGACCGCAGGTCCTGCTGGCCAGCGGCGATCAGATCGCTGCCGACATCGTCGTTTTCGCCACCGGCTGGCGCCAGCCGTTGTCGTTTCTAGCGCCCGAACTGCGGACACCCGTTGTCTCCGACGGGCGATTCCAGCTCTACCGGCATATCCTTCCGCCCACCGAGCAGCGCCTCGGGTTCGTGGGCTACGCCTCATCGACCGCGTGTCAGCTCAGCTCAGAAATCTCAGCCCACTGGCTTTCACGATGCTTCCGCGGCGAACTCGCACTTCCCAGTCTCGATGAAATGCAGACTGAGATACGACGCGTGCAGGCCTGGCTGGAGGAGGTCATGCCAGCTCGACCGCAGGGCTATCAAATCGGACCGCACCTGGTGCACCACATCGACGACCTGTTGGCCGACATGGGATTACCGACACGGCGAACCAGCAACTTCGTCAGCGAATATTTCGGGTCGTTCTCGCCGACACGCTACCGAAACCTCGCCCAAGAACGGCGCCCGGCCCGCGGTCGCAAGATCGACCGTCGCCGCTACTACTTGAGCGCCCAGCATGCTCTTGCGGCATTTGCCGCTCTCACCCTGGTTGGTGTCCTTCGCCGACACAACGCGACCCGGCGCCGGACCAACGAACACCCCGATCGGAACCAGACATGA
- a CDS encoding transposase yields MALGRENRQGRFDDVMLLVGDQLPAGSIYRLLADHGGALFDDDYFADVFKRSALGRPTVPARVMAAVMLLQAYEGLSDREACDRLAFDLRWKAAAGLTVDAEAFHPTVLVGMRNRLRASDRPRRLFEDVNTTARAAGLLRGRRRVLDSTPLLDAVATQDTVIQLRAAIRKLLAVADRADPEVAGAVRTVLTRDDDYASLGKPPCDWDDPTAREALVDALVRDAKAALEACDGRQLDGALGEAVELLALVAGQDVEAGDDGVFRIARRVARDRLISTVDTEARHGHKSRARTFDGYKSHLGIDPDDELITAVAVTAANAADREVIDELLGNPVTDTTSAAPDSAATDAATDADADADADADADADETITDHGEHVRNESEPNVFEVYGDSAYADGATLDEQTQRGHDMRAKVPPVRNANGYSKDQFGIDLTAGTVTCPAEHTVAISTGRRQQVARFGALCGSCPLRAQCTKARRGRVITIHAHEAALQLAKARQRDPAWQTDYRTYRPVVERKISHFTRRPWGGRKARCRGQQRILTDILARAGAINLARLASLGLHSAAGGWAIA; encoded by the coding sequence GTGGCTTTGGGACGGGAAAATCGGCAGGGCCGGTTCGATGACGTGATGCTGCTTGTCGGCGATCAGCTGCCGGCGGGCAGCATCTATCGGCTGCTGGCCGACCACGGCGGTGCACTGTTCGACGACGATTATTTCGCTGATGTGTTCAAGCGTTCGGCGTTGGGTCGGCCAACGGTGCCGGCGCGGGTGATGGCCGCGGTGATGCTGCTGCAGGCCTACGAGGGGCTTTCGGATCGGGAGGCCTGCGACCGGCTGGCCTTTGACCTGCGCTGGAAAGCGGCCGCCGGGTTGACCGTGGATGCGGAGGCGTTTCATCCCACGGTGCTGGTCGGGATGCGCAACCGGCTACGCGCATCGGATCGGCCACGGCGGTTGTTCGAGGACGTCAACACCACGGCGCGGGCGGCGGGGTTGTTGCGGGGACGGCGCCGGGTGCTCGATTCCACTCCGCTGTTGGATGCGGTGGCCACCCAGGACACGGTGATCCAGCTGCGGGCCGCGATCCGCAAACTACTGGCGGTGGCCGATCGGGCCGATCCGGAGGTGGCCGGTGCGGTGCGCACCGTGCTGACCCGCGACGATGACTACGCCAGCCTGGGAAAACCACCGTGTGACTGGGACGATCCCACGGCGCGTGAAGCCTTGGTCGATGCGCTGGTGCGCGACGCCAAGGCAGCACTGGAGGCCTGCGATGGCCGCCAGCTTGACGGGGCACTCGGTGAGGCGGTCGAGTTGCTGGCGCTGGTGGCCGGCCAGGACGTCGAGGCCGGCGACGACGGGGTGTTTCGCATCGCGAGGCGGGTGGCCCGGGATCGGCTGATCTCCACCGTTGATACCGAGGCCCGCCATGGGCATAAGTCGCGGGCGCGGACCTTCGATGGCTACAAGTCCCATTTGGGTATCGATCCCGATGACGAGCTGATCACCGCGGTGGCCGTCACCGCGGCCAACGCCGCCGACCGTGAGGTCATCGACGAGCTGCTGGGCAACCCGGTCACCGACACCACGAGTGCTGCACCCGATTCCGCCGCCACCGATGCCGCCACCGATGCCGATGCCGATGCCGATGCCGATGCCGATGCCGATGCCGATGAAACGATCACCGATCACGGTGAGCATGTGCGAAACGAGTCGGAGCCCAATGTCTTTGAGGTGTATGGCGATTCGGCTTACGCTGATGGGGCCACCCTCGATGAGCAGACCCAACGTGGCCATGACATGCGCGCCAAAGTGCCCCCGGTGCGCAACGCCAACGGCTATTCCAAAGACCAGTTCGGTATCGACCTGACTGCGGGCACCGTCACCTGCCCGGCCGAGCACACTGTGGCCATCAGCACCGGGCGGCGTCAGCAGGTCGCTCGCTTCGGGGCATTGTGTGGGTCGTGTCCGCTGCGGGCGCAATGCACCAAAGCCCGCCGTGGACGGGTGATCACCATCCATGCCCATGAGGCCGCCCTACAGCTGGCCAAGGCCCGCCAACGCGACCCGGCCTGGCAGACCGATTACCGAACGTATCGGCCGGTTGTGGAACGCAAGATCAGTCACTTCACCCGGCGCCCCTGGGGTGGTCGCAAGGCTCGCTGCCGCGGACAACAACGCATCCTGACCGACATCCTCGCCCGAGCCGGCGCGATCAACCTCGCCCGATTGGCCAGCCTGGGCCTGCATTCAGCGGCCGGGGGCTGGGCCATCGCCTGA